A part of Gambusia affinis linkage group LG19, SWU_Gaff_1.0, whole genome shotgun sequence genomic DNA contains:
- the tmem11 gene encoding transmembrane protein 11, mitochondrial isoform X2 codes for MADSNCYIVHEIYNGENAQDQFEYELEQALEAQCKYIVIEPTRIGDETARWITVGNCLHKTAVLSGTVCLLTPLSLPIEYSRYVALPAGALSVACAALYGISWQFDPCCKYQVEYDSQKLSRLPLHTLTSSTPVVLVRRDDVHRKRLHNTIALAALAYCVKKIYELYAV; via the coding sequence ATGGCCGACTCGAACTGCTACATCGTGCACGAGATCTACAACGGAGAGAATGCACAGGACCAGTTTGAGTACGAGCTGGAACAGGCGCTGGAGGCCCAGTGCAAATACATCGTCATTGAGCCCACGCGGATCGGCGACGAGACGGCCCGTTGGATCACGGTGGGGAACTGCCTGCACAAGACGGCTGTGCTGTCGGGCACGGTGTGCCTCCTGACGCCACTCTCGCTGCCCATCGAGTACTCGCGCTACGTGGCGCTGCCCGCCGGCGCCCTCAGCGTGGCCTGTGCCGCGCTCTACGGCATCTCATGGCAGTTCGACCCCTGCTGCAAGTACCAGGTGGAATACGACAGCCAAAAACTCTCACGGCTGCCCCTGCATACGCTGACCTCGTCGACTCCCGTGGTTTTGGTACGCAGGGATGACGTCCACAGAAAGAGACTCCATAACACGATAGCGCTGGCTGCTCTGGCGTACTGCGTCAAGAAGATCTATGAACTCTATGCGGTATGA
- the tmem11 gene encoding transmembrane protein 11, mitochondrial isoform X1 — MASLGRRRGVPVSRERAVMADSNCYIVHEIYNGENAQDQFEYELEQALEAQCKYIVIEPTRIGDETARWITVGNCLHKTAVLSGTVCLLTPLSLPIEYSRYVALPAGALSVACAALYGISWQFDPCCKYQVEYDSQKLSRLPLHTLTSSTPVVLVRRDDVHRKRLHNTIALAALAYCVKKIYELYAV, encoded by the exons ATGGCGTCGCTGGGAAGGAGGCGCGGTGTCCCAGTAAGCAGGGAGAG GGCAGTGATGGCCGACTCGAACTGCTACATCGTGCACGAGATCTACAACGGAGAGAATGCACAGGACCAGTTTGAGTACGAGCTGGAACAGGCGCTGGAGGCCCAGTGCAAATACATCGTCATTGAGCCCACGCGGATCGGCGACGAGACGGCCCGTTGGATCACGGTGGGGAACTGCCTGCACAAGACGGCTGTGCTGTCGGGCACGGTGTGCCTCCTGACGCCACTCTCGCTGCCCATCGAGTACTCGCGCTACGTGGCGCTGCCCGCCGGCGCCCTCAGCGTGGCCTGTGCCGCGCTCTACGGCATCTCATGGCAGTTCGACCCCTGCTGCAAGTACCAGGTGGAATACGACAGCCAAAAACTCTCACGGCTGCCCCTGCATACGCTGACCTCGTCGACTCCCGTGGTTTTGGTACGCAGGGATGACGTCCACAGAAAGAGACTCCATAACACGATAGCGCTGGCTGCTCTGGCGTACTGCGTCAAGAAGATCTATGAACTCTATGCGGTATGA